The Vidua chalybeata isolate OUT-0048 chromosome 29, bVidCha1 merged haplotype, whole genome shotgun sequence genome window below encodes:
- the LOC128801157 gene encoding SLAM family member 5-like gives MERELPRAKSRLPSLLLALLGLGPELLFGQARAAPRQVNGVLGGSVLLSPALPPNQTVKEIEWSFSAGTGATIQVAEVGPGGFERPDPRDRFGRRLELVNGTALRLRELQRGDSGVFGARIKLQPALVDDQAFNLSVYEAVPSPRTRSQLLASTLDWCNLTLQCQGSGRGAVNVTWRRDSLAWAEPGPGRHQLSPDGTTLRVALPPAATNVTYACTVSNPADHKVALFHLQSLCQGGGGHSAFSTSGYVVLSLILVAVGLGGAFWCWRVNSEKAAEAAATPTAPPEESPGEPQYSDIVCRSPPEGNDQGPSPPEAPQEPSEPQKSEPAAPKASPGGGEQKAPEEAEEVT, from the exons AGCTGCTGTTCGGGCAggcccgcgccgcgccgcgccagGTGAACGGCGTGCTGGGCGGCTCGGTGCTGCTGTCGCCGGCGCTGCCGCCCAACCAGACGGTGAAGGAGATCGAGTGGAGCTTCTCGGCGGGCACCGGCGCCACCATCCAGGTGGCCGAGGTGGGCCCGGGCGGCTTCGAGCGGCCGGACCCGCGCGACCGCTTCGGCCGGCGCCTGGAGCTGGTGAACGGCACGGCGCTGCGCCTCCGCGAGCTGCAGCGCGGCGACAGCGGCGTCTTCGGCGCCCGCATCAAGCTGCAACCCGCCCTGGTGGACGACCAGGCCTTCAACCTGTCCGTCTACG AGGCCGTGCCCAGCCCGCGGACGCGCAGCCAGCTGCTGGCCAGCACCCTGGACTGGTGCAACCTGAcgctgcagtgccagggcagcgGCCGCGGCGCCGTCAACGTCACCTGGCGGCGCGACAGCCTCGCCTGGGCCGAGCCGGGCCCCGGGCGGCACCAGCTGTCCCCGGACGGCACCACCCTGCGCGTGGCACTGCCACCCGCCGCCACCAACGTCACCTACGCCTGCACCGTCAGCAACCCCGCCGACCACAAGGTCGCCCTGTTCCACCTGcagagcctgtgccagggcGGAG GGGGACACTCGGCCTTCTCCACCTCGGGCTACGTGGTGCTCTCGCTGATCCTGGTGGCCGTGGGCCTGGGCGGCGCCTTCTGGTGCTGGAGGGTGAACAGCGAGAAGGCGGCCGAGGCAG CCGCCACGCCCACGGCGCCGCCCGAGGAGAGCCCCGGGGAGCCCCAGTACAGCGACATCGTCTGCAGGAGCCCCCCCGAGGGCAACGACCAG GGTCCCAGCCCCCCCGAGGCCCCGCAGGAACCCAGCGAACCCCAAAAATCGGAGCCCGCGGCCCCAAAAGCCTCCCCGGGGGGCGGCGAGCAGAAAGCCCCGGAGGAGGCCGAGGAGGTGACATAG